In the Synergistaceae bacterium genome, one interval contains:
- a CDS encoding DUF1638 domain-containing protein, with protein MRAAARTKILACEVMKKELEKIAREKNLNADISFIELGLHLVPKKLHNKLQEALDTCSGYDRVILAFGLCGGSASGIRNGCASLIIPKFHDCVPILLGSLVQFERYQKEEPGTYYLCRGWVEGGQGILHEYEAWRDKYGEEKAKKLQKIMYANYRRLIYIHSPVACGTDLRSHAGESARMLNLEYGETVGDLGIMEKILAGPWDDPDLFVNISPHGVVTEEHFGI; from the coding sequence ATGAGAGCGGCGGCGCGCACGAAGATCCTGGCCTGCGAGGTCATGAAAAAAGAGCTCGAAAAAATCGCGCGCGAAAAAAATCTGAACGCCGATATCAGTTTCATCGAGCTCGGTTTGCACCTCGTACCGAAAAAACTGCACAACAAACTCCAGGAAGCGCTGGACACCTGTTCAGGGTACGATCGCGTCATCCTCGCTTTTGGGTTGTGCGGCGGCTCGGCGAGCGGCATCCGGAACGGCTGCGCCTCTCTGATCATCCCGAAATTCCACGACTGCGTTCCAATACTGTTGGGAAGCTTGGTGCAATTCGAACGGTATCAGAAAGAAGAACCTGGCACTTACTACTTATGTCGGGGATGGGTGGAGGGTGGACAGGGAATTTTACACGAATACGAAGCCTGGCGCGATAAATACGGTGAGGAGAAGGCGAAAAAATTGCAAAAAATCATGTACGCGAATTATCGGCGGCTGATATATATTCATTCCCCCGTCGCCTGTGGGACGGATTTACGCAGTCACGCCGGAGAATCGGCCCGAATGCTGAATTTGGAATACGGCGAAACTGTCGGGGACTTGGGAATCATGGAAAAAATTCTCGCCGGACCGTGGGACGACCCGGATTTGTTCGTCAACATAAGTCCTCACGGCGTCGTCACGGAAGAACATTTCGGAATATGA
- the ispH gene encoding 4-hydroxy-3-methylbut-2-enyl diphosphate reductase, with translation MKEVIVADHAGFCFGVRRAVDAIVYALAAKEEVWSIGMPIHNAQEVARLSEMGLKVAETVDDIPPGVTVLVRAHGEPRAVFESLREKGLQVVDMTCPFVRKAQMYAEKLSSEGFHVVLLGDARHPEIRSIMGYVDGSIEVITDVSEAENLSPRPRIALISQTTQKEENLTEAASVLVRKTKELYVCNTICRATVERQTAVRSLSEDAVDGIVIVGGRDSANTAKLRDIAQTGDVDVIWIESSEELDGRWAEGKDRIGIAAGASTPQWLINEVRNKIARM, from the coding sequence GTGAAAGAAGTTATCGTTGCCGATCACGCCGGATTTTGTTTTGGCGTGCGTCGGGCAGTAGACGCGATTGTATATGCGCTGGCGGCGAAAGAGGAGGTTTGGTCGATCGGTATGCCGATCCACAATGCCCAGGAGGTGGCCCGTCTTTCGGAGATGGGGCTGAAGGTGGCGGAAACGGTGGATGACATTCCTCCCGGAGTGACGGTTCTTGTACGCGCCCACGGAGAACCCCGCGCGGTTTTTGAATCGCTTCGGGAAAAGGGCCTGCAGGTGGTCGATATGACCTGTCCTTTCGTGCGCAAGGCGCAGATGTATGCCGAAAAACTTTCCTCGGAGGGTTTTCATGTCGTTCTTCTGGGAGATGCGCGGCATCCTGAAATACGCTCGATTATGGGCTATGTCGATGGTTCGATCGAAGTGATAACCGATGTTTCCGAGGCAGAGAATCTTTCCCCGCGTCCGCGAATTGCTTTGATTTCCCAGACAACCCAAAAAGAAGAAAACCTTACCGAGGCCGCTTCCGTTCTCGTGCGGAAAACAAAGGAATTATACGTCTGCAACACCATTTGCAGGGCCACGGTGGAGCGGCAGACCGCGGTGCGCAGTCTGTCGGAGGACGCAGTAGATGGAATCGTTATCGTCGGCGGACGGGACAGCGCCAATACGGCAAAATTACGGGATATTGCCCAAACCGGCGATGTGGACGTTATTTGGATAGAAAGCAGCGAAGAGCTGGACGGGAGGTGGGCAGAAGGGAAAGACCGCATAGGAATTGCCGCGGGGGCGAGTACGCCTCAGTGGCTCATTAACGAAGTTCGTAACAAAATCGCGAGAATGTAG
- a CDS encoding cobalamin-dependent protein (Presence of a B(12) (cobalamin)-binding domain implies dependence on cobalamin itself, in one of its several forms, or in some unusual lineages, dependence on a cobalamin-like analog.), translated as MARDEKQLISDISQAILDFDEDAAIKAAKEIIAAGADPVKAVSAMGDALNSLGDQFQKMEVFLPEIILASDALKAGLTILEPEILKKQTNSESRPVVIIGTVKGDVHQVGKDMVSTMLLTAGYDVRDLGVDVAPSRFLEEANKFDAKVIAASALMSTTLPVQKDLIDFLEAKNVRRNYKVIVGGGVATKEWAARIGADGYSQDAIGAVQVVNQLLGRS; from the coding sequence ATGGCAAGGGACGAAAAGCAGCTTATCAGCGATATCAGCCAGGCCATTCTGGACTTTGACGAAGATGCCGCCATCAAGGCGGCAAAGGAAATCATCGCGGCGGGAGCAGACCCGGTAAAGGCTGTTTCGGCGATGGGAGACGCCCTTAACAGCCTCGGGGACCAGTTCCAGAAAATGGAGGTTTTCCTGCCCGAAATTATCCTGGCGTCCGACGCATTGAAGGCGGGACTTACCATTCTTGAACCGGAAATTCTGAAAAAACAGACCAACTCAGAATCCAGACCGGTAGTTATCATAGGCACCGTCAAGGGAGACGTGCATCAGGTAGGCAAGGATATGGTGTCCACAATGCTTCTCACAGCCGGATACGACGTTCGCGATCTCGGAGTGGACGTCGCGCCTTCCAGGTTTCTGGAAGAAGCCAATAAATTCGACGCGAAGGTCATAGCGGCTTCGGCGCTGATGTCTACCACGCTTCCGGTGCAAAAGGACCTGATCGATTTTCTCGAAGCCAAAAACGTGCGCAGGAACTATAAAGTGATTGTTGGCGGCGGCGTCGCGACGAAAGAATGGGCGGCCCGCATCGGAGCCGACGGCTACTCGCAGGATGCGATCGGCGCTGTGCAGGTCGTGAATCAGCTTCTGGGGAGGTCGTAA
- a CDS encoding S1 RNA-binding domain-containing protein, translating to MDQVMDNETVHESAAQETMESMMEQIALSDLHKGEVRTGTVIGETENGWLVDVSYKCEGYLPAKEWTHRILVGDAEKPKVGDSIEVQVVSIREGEEAQLLLSRWRHEFDRRWAEFEDKLAQNEVIQVKALRKVKGGLMVDCCGLEGFIPISHLAADGRGVNLNKFVGEVFDVKLLEKDRRKHRIVFSRKSLVEKEMAQQRAKFYEEVAEGSVIEGEVSSLTDFGVFVNIGAVDGLVHMSEISWKRSVRIKDAFRKGDKVTVKVIGIDRESDRISLSMKQVGGDPWNTVVERLKKGEVILGPVTNVTDFGAFVEIEPGVEGLVHIGDISWARIRHPKEVFRKGQEVQVQVLDVDVDKRRISLGYKQLNDPWKDIDQRYSKGQELQVKVVRLADFGAFVEVEDGVEGLIHISQLSTKRVEKPGDVLQEKQDVVARIIEISPEQRRMRLSISAIEEEGLRASREEENKKRAAARTEQEKHNRVLQEEEANYTMADLFKDQNITQ from the coding sequence ATGGATCAGGTCATGGATAACGAAACGGTACACGAGTCGGCGGCACAGGAAACGATGGAAAGTATGATGGAGCAGATTGCTCTGTCGGATCTTCATAAGGGTGAAGTAAGGACGGGTACCGTCATTGGAGAAACAGAAAACGGATGGCTGGTAGACGTCAGTTACAAATGCGAAGGGTATCTTCCCGCGAAGGAGTGGACCCACCGTATTTTGGTCGGAGATGCTGAAAAACCGAAAGTTGGCGACAGCATCGAGGTTCAGGTGGTCAGCATCCGCGAGGGAGAAGAGGCGCAACTTCTGTTGAGCCGCTGGCGCCATGAATTTGACCGGCGGTGGGCTGAATTTGAAGATAAACTCGCCCAGAACGAGGTTATACAGGTCAAAGCCCTTCGTAAGGTCAAGGGAGGGTTGATGGTCGACTGCTGCGGTCTGGAGGGCTTCATCCCCATCTCTCATCTCGCTGCTGACGGTCGGGGTGTGAACCTCAACAAATTTGTGGGCGAGGTTTTCGATGTTAAATTGCTTGAAAAAGATCGCCGAAAACACCGAATCGTCTTCTCCAGAAAATCTCTGGTGGAGAAGGAAATGGCCCAGCAGCGCGCAAAGTTTTACGAGGAAGTGGCGGAGGGCAGCGTCATCGAGGGAGAAGTCAGCAGCCTGACGGACTTTGGCGTATTTGTCAACATCGGCGCGGTGGACGGCCTCGTGCATATGAGCGAAATTTCCTGGAAGCGCAGCGTGCGCATCAAGGACGCTTTCCGGAAGGGAGACAAAGTCACCGTCAAAGTGATCGGCATCGACCGCGAGAGCGACCGCATTTCCCTGAGCATGAAGCAGGTGGGCGGCGACCCCTGGAACACGGTGGTGGAGCGCCTCAAAAAGGGCGAGGTCATCCTTGGCCCCGTCACGAACGTCACCGATTTTGGCGCTTTTGTCGAGATCGAACCCGGAGTGGAGGGACTTGTTCACATCGGAGACATCAGCTGGGCCCGAATTCGCCATCCGAAGGAAGTCTTCCGGAAGGGGCAGGAGGTTCAGGTTCAGGTGCTGGACGTGGATGTGGACAAGCGCCGGATCAGTCTGGGTTACAAGCAGCTCAACGACCCCTGGAAGGATATCGACCAGCGTTACTCCAAAGGACAGGAGCTTCAGGTTAAAGTCGTGCGTCTGGCTGACTTTGGCGCTTTTGTCGAAGTCGAGGACGGCGTGGAGGGCCTGATCCATATTTCTCAGCTCAGCACGAAGCGCGTGGAAAAGCCCGGCGACGTTCTGCAGGAGAAACAGGACGTGGTGGCGCGCATTATTGAAATCAGCCCCGAGCAGCGGAGAATGCGTTTATCCATCAGCGCCATCGAGGAAGAAGGGCTTCGCGCCTCCCGGGAGGAAGAGAATAAAAAACGTGCGGCGGCCCGGACCGAGCAGGAGAAACACAATCGGGTTCTGCAGGAAGAAGAAGCCAACTACACCATGGCGGATCTCTTCAAGGACCAGAATATCACGCAGTGA
- a CDS encoding methylcobamide--CoM methyltransferase produces MTDISPKERLARVLDRETADRPPVICPGGMMNAAVVDVMKKGGHTLPEAHHDDRMMASLAEDVNEFTGFENYGLPFCMTVEAEVLGSAINFGTLGCEPKIREERYASAGSVERLNIRTALESGRVGTVTRAVHYLAGKHGDIPVIGNLTGPVSTAASIVEPMTFLKGLIKDRDNSARLLDYVTDFLIAYGCALIESGASFISIADPTATGEIMGPASFKKYAVPCLNRLVGALNEAGARVIVHICGDIRTVRQYIPEIRSQAISTDAVVNLKKLKDDYPQLVTMGNVSTYALEFQTPENIVEQTGRLVRESVDIVAPACGLSTSSPIENIRAMTKTVKESRVLTS; encoded by the coding sequence ATGACTGACATCAGTCCGAAAGAGCGACTTGCCCGCGTACTCGACAGGGAAACGGCCGACCGTCCTCCTGTCATTTGCCCCGGCGGAATGATGAACGCCGCGGTCGTGGACGTTATGAAAAAAGGAGGGCACACTCTCCCGGAAGCGCATCACGACGACCGGATGATGGCGTCTTTGGCGGAGGACGTAAACGAGTTCACCGGTTTTGAAAATTACGGACTTCCGTTCTGTATGACTGTGGAGGCGGAGGTGTTGGGCAGCGCGATAAACTTCGGAACGCTCGGCTGCGAGCCCAAAATACGGGAGGAAAGATACGCCAGCGCGGGTTCAGTGGAACGGCTGAATATCAGGACAGCCCTCGAGTCGGGCCGGGTGGGAACGGTCACGCGGGCTGTCCATTACCTGGCGGGGAAGCACGGTGATATTCCCGTCATAGGGAATCTGACGGGGCCGGTGAGTACCGCGGCTTCCATCGTTGAACCCATGACTTTTCTGAAAGGTTTGATAAAGGACAGGGATAATTCAGCCAGGCTTTTGGATTACGTCACGGATTTTCTGATTGCTTACGGATGCGCGTTGATAGAAAGCGGAGCTTCATTCATTTCGATCGCCGACCCTACCGCCACGGGTGAAATAATGGGGCCGGCCTCATTCAAAAAATATGCCGTTCCATGCCTTAACAGGCTTGTCGGCGCACTGAACGAGGCCGGTGCAAGGGTTATAGTTCATATATGCGGCGATATCAGGACAGTTCGCCAATATATACCGGAAATACGCTCACAGGCCATATCCACCGACGCTGTCGTCAACCTGAAAAAATTGAAAGATGATTATCCGCAGCTCGTTACAATGGGCAATGTGAGCACTTACGCGCTGGAATTCCAGACGCCGGAAAACATTGTGGAACAGACCGGACGTCTGGTGCGGGAGAGCGTCGATATCGTGGCGCCCGCCTGCGGACTCAGCACATCGTCCCCGATAGAAAATATCCGCGCGATGACCAAGACGGTGAAGGAATCCAGGGTCCTGACATCATGA
- a CDS encoding corrinoid protein translates to MMDDNMTDDAENIFARLSNAVVGMDEDTTVELAREALDQNVDAYEAIDRGLSDGMRRAGDLFENEEYFVPELLMCSDAMYAGLNILQPHIRRSGAGVRRRIVIGVVEGDTHDIGKNLVKIMLEAAGFDVLDLGRDIPPDLFIDEALKNEADVIALSTLMTTTLPGMRKVVDLLNARNIRERFKVMVGGGPVSKAYADKIGADGYAGNATEAVKLAGNLCGAPVVK, encoded by the coding sequence ATGATGGATGACAACATGACGGATGACGCTGAAAATATTTTTGCCCGACTGTCGAACGCGGTCGTCGGTATGGATGAGGACACGACCGTCGAACTGGCCCGCGAAGCCCTCGACCAGAACGTCGACGCCTATGAAGCCATAGACAGAGGTCTCTCGGACGGAATGCGGCGGGCGGGAGATTTGTTCGAAAACGAAGAATATTTCGTTCCCGAACTTTTGATGTGCTCCGACGCCATGTATGCCGGATTGAATATACTCCAACCGCACATCAGACGCAGCGGCGCCGGAGTCAGACGCAGGATTGTCATAGGAGTGGTCGAGGGGGATACGCACGATATCGGCAAGAATCTCGTGAAAATCATGCTGGAGGCGGCGGGTTTCGACGTGCTGGACCTCGGGCGCGATATTCCTCCGGACCTGTTCATTGACGAAGCTCTAAAAAACGAAGCGGACGTGATCGCCCTTTCGACGCTGATGACGACAACGCTGCCCGGAATGAGAAAAGTGGTAGATTTATTGAATGCGCGGAATATCAGGGAGCGTTTCAAGGTCATGGTGGGCGGAGGTCCCGTTTCGAAAGCGTACGCCGATAAAATAGGCGCGGACGGTTATGCCGGAAACGCGACTGAAGCTGTGAAACTCGCCGGAAATTTGTGCGGTGCGCCGGTGGTAAAGTAA
- a CDS encoding monomethylamine:corrinoid methyltransferase has protein sequence MGHGTKGKFIEYWGRGETGPIAFQKEFDTKIFWPRLKELTKKYRIEFDPKRTVPTDDDELDAIWKAGYELLLDVGILNTTTERIIKFSPEEVDTALKNLPSSATIGEGSDSITVGHRGFEDYDSGPTPVGTMGRILGPISEDLYAKIALSFAQEPLVDYVHFQGVTPEINGVPVKPGSPFELIAEINRVATVKDVLRRVGRPGLSDGASTPVNLQAEIAAANINWGVGKGDVRHVYVMPHLKTDYDQMTRAYFWHQYGANLWGILQAYIGGAAGGPATSVVNGVADLIAYTVLYEPTQLGTWPTDALYFSNSSKYALYVANFGGAAFSKHTNFTALIGAAWQMTAGIGSEEYFWETAAGAIGSATLGFWVAGGTGHQSGGLDQAGGLGARFAAEVGRAVGKARFTRARANELVQKILPKYQPYIDDRTLHTRGGDFREVYDLKTVQPKPEYLAIYNKVKAELRDLGLPID, from the coding sequence ATGGGACACGGAACGAAAGGAAAATTCATAGAATATTGGGGACGCGGGGAAACGGGTCCCATAGCTTTTCAAAAAGAATTCGACACGAAGATCTTTTGGCCCAGACTGAAAGAACTCACTAAAAAATACAGAATCGAATTCGACCCCAAGCGAACGGTTCCGACCGACGATGACGAGTTGGACGCGATTTGGAAGGCCGGCTACGAACTTCTGCTGGACGTGGGTATTTTGAACACCACAACGGAAAGAATAATTAAGTTCAGCCCGGAAGAGGTAGACACCGCGCTGAAAAACCTTCCGAGTTCCGCCACGATAGGCGAGGGCAGCGATTCCATCACGGTCGGCCACCGAGGGTTCGAAGACTACGACAGCGGGCCGACTCCGGTAGGGACGATGGGACGCATCCTGGGGCCTATTTCCGAGGACCTTTATGCCAAGATAGCGCTGAGTTTCGCGCAGGAACCTCTGGTGGACTACGTTCATTTTCAGGGCGTCACTCCCGAGATAAACGGAGTGCCCGTAAAACCGGGGTCGCCCTTCGAACTGATTGCCGAAATCAACCGTGTGGCTACCGTCAAGGATGTTCTTCGCAGAGTGGGCAGACCGGGTTTGAGCGACGGAGCGAGCACGCCCGTCAACCTTCAGGCTGAAATAGCGGCCGCCAATATCAACTGGGGAGTCGGAAAGGGCGACGTGCGTCACGTTTACGTGATGCCGCATCTGAAAACCGACTATGACCAGATGACACGCGCTTATTTCTGGCACCAGTACGGAGCAAACCTGTGGGGTATTCTCCAGGCTTACATCGGCGGTGCGGCGGGAGGTCCGGCAACATCAGTCGTCAACGGAGTCGCGGACCTGATAGCCTACACTGTGCTCTACGAACCTACCCAGCTCGGCACTTGGCCAACCGACGCGCTCTATTTCAGCAATTCCAGCAAATACGCGCTGTATGTCGCCAATTTCGGCGGCGCGGCGTTCTCGAAACATACCAACTTCACCGCCCTCATCGGCGCGGCGTGGCAGATGACGGCGGGAATAGGCAGCGAGGAGTACTTCTGGGAAACGGCCGCCGGAGCGATCGGCAGCGCCACGTTGGGCTTCTGGGTCGCCGGGGGAACCGGACATCAGAGCGGAGGGCTCGACCAAGCCGGAGGGCTCGGCGCCAGGTTCGCGGCGGAAGTGGGCCGGGCGGTCGGCAAAGCGCGCTTCACGAGGGCGAGGGCCAACGAGCTCGTTCAGAAGATTCTGCCAAAATATCAGCCCTACATCGACGATCGTACGCTCCACACGAGAGGCGGCGATTTCAGGGAAGTGTACGATCTGAAGACCGTTCAGCCGAAGCCGGAATATTTGGCCATATACAATAAAGTCAAGGCGGAGCTGAGAGATCTGGGGCTTCCGATCGACTGA
- the miaA gene encoding tRNA (adenosine(37)-N6)-dimethylallyltransferase MiaA — translation MMDRFPAVAVIGPTAVGKTMLSLDLARELGAEIISVDSRQVYRYMDVGTDKISREVRREILHHGIDVADPDETFTVASFVTLAESAVRRIRERGHVPLFVGGTPFYYNALFHGVLNADLPADPRIRGRFEAMAETDGPENLHRLLASVDAVTAERLHPNDVRRVSRALEIYELTGRPPSKLYEEGEKTRSSMDVLYIGLNRPREELFENIAARVRQQFASGYPEEVAWLIEKGFDERFPSMQGFGYRELAAWYRGTMTMEEALEGDIRRTKAFCRRQMTWFGKFSPALWYDTSALNGSELMRRILEEMSRHLEGKT, via the coding sequence ATGATGGATCGCTTTCCCGCGGTTGCCGTTATAGGGCCGACGGCTGTGGGAAAAACGATGTTGAGTCTGGACCTTGCGCGGGAACTGGGCGCGGAGATCATTTCGGTGGATTCGCGTCAGGTCTATCGTTATATGGATGTGGGAACGGACAAAATTTCCCGTGAGGTCCGCCGCGAAATTCTGCATCACGGCATCGACGTGGCGGATCCCGACGAAACCTTCACAGTGGCGTCTTTTGTGACCCTGGCGGAATCGGCGGTCCGACGCATTCGAGAGAGAGGGCATGTCCCTCTGTTTGTGGGGGGAACGCCCTTTTACTACAACGCCCTCTTTCACGGGGTGCTGAACGCGGACTTGCCCGCCGATCCCCGGATTCGGGGCCGTTTCGAGGCAATGGCGGAGACGGACGGGCCGGAAAACCTGCATCGGCTGCTCGCCTCCGTGGATGCGGTCACAGCGGAGCGACTTCATCCCAACGACGTGAGGCGGGTTTCCCGGGCGCTGGAAATTTACGAGCTGACGGGGCGGCCTCCTTCGAAGCTCTACGAGGAAGGGGAGAAAACCCGTTCTTCCATGGATGTGCTGTACATTGGCCTGAACCGGCCCCGGGAGGAGCTCTTCGAAAACATCGCGGCCCGGGTGCGGCAGCAGTTCGCATCGGGATATCCCGAGGAGGTGGCCTGGCTGATCGAAAAGGGATTCGACGAGCGATTCCCCTCGATGCAGGGGTTCGGTTACAGGGAACTTGCCGCCTGGTATCGCGGGACGATGACGATGGAGGAGGCCCTTGAGGGGGACATTCGGAGGACGAAGGCATTTTGTCGCAGACAGATGACCTGGTTTGGTAAATTTAGCCCCGCCTTGTGGTATGATACTTCTGCTTTAAACGGCAGCGAATTGATGCGCCGTATTTTAGAAGAGATGTCGAGACATCTGGAAGGCAAAACTTAA
- a CDS encoding ASKHA domain-containing protein: protein MSGVRNEHHVTFQPSGIRGTVAEGKTLLRAAQDLGVFIEAACGGDKKCGKCRVTAENGCQGALSPVTPEETRLLSADELMAGYRLACCARITGSVSVTVPEESRGTKQTVLENGSLRNYRVNPAVRNYYVTMEPPSLEDSLSDRARLVAALSSQHGVGGVSVDFVTLRSLPGALRDGDWKVTATVWQGREIIRVTPGTAPDAFGVAFDIGTTTVVAFLCNLRTGEVLAQASRMNPQIVYGEDVLARIAYIMNQEDGLSILRKAILEAVDDLLSELAEQAGIVAEQIDEAVLVYNTVMHHIALGIDPSYVGRLPFVPAENAPLDVKARDFGIKINPAGNVHSLPIEAGFVGPDNVAVLIAEEPYRSGETQLIIDIGTNGELDLGNRDRLLCTSCATGPAFEGAQIRFGMRAANGAIEHVRIDPATLEPEYKVIGSDEWFPRSGETGARGICGSGIIDAIAEMFKTGIILPSGRLNMEARTARVRKGDDGKSEYVLARAEETSTGKDISVTQADVRAVQLAKAAIYTGAAYLMEKFGGGRISSVKLAGAFGSYINQESARLIGMFPDCPPENVTAVGNAAGDGAKLALLDRDKRDEAARTARRVEFVETAAEPDFQRRFMDAMTFPHAKDRFPHLENILQNIPSFGAERKREAKR, encoded by the coding sequence ATGTCCGGCGTACGGAACGAACATCATGTGACCTTCCAGCCCTCGGGCATACGGGGAACGGTTGCGGAAGGAAAAACGCTGTTGCGGGCGGCTCAGGACCTCGGTGTTTTCATCGAAGCCGCCTGCGGCGGCGATAAAAAGTGCGGCAAATGTCGAGTGACAGCGGAAAACGGATGCCAGGGCGCGCTCTCGCCGGTAACTCCGGAGGAAACCCGTCTGTTGAGTGCAGATGAGCTTATGGCGGGCTACCGTCTGGCGTGCTGCGCCCGGATAACCGGCAGCGTATCGGTCACGGTACCGGAGGAAAGCCGCGGAACCAAACAGACGGTTCTGGAGAACGGCAGTTTGAGAAACTACAGGGTAAACCCGGCGGTGAGGAACTATTACGTAACGATGGAACCTCCCAGCCTCGAAGATTCGTTGTCCGATCGGGCGCGGCTCGTCGCGGCGCTGTCGAGTCAGCATGGCGTGGGTGGGGTTTCCGTGGACTTTGTGACGCTCAGGTCTCTGCCGGGAGCGTTGCGCGACGGCGATTGGAAGGTTACGGCGACGGTCTGGCAGGGCAGGGAAATTATCCGCGTCACCCCAGGAACCGCGCCCGACGCTTTCGGCGTCGCCTTCGACATCGGAACCACAACCGTCGTCGCCTTCCTGTGCAACCTGCGAACCGGGGAGGTTTTGGCCCAGGCCTCCCGGATGAACCCGCAAATCGTATACGGAGAGGACGTCCTGGCGCGTATCGCGTACATAATGAATCAGGAGGATGGACTGTCGATACTCAGGAAAGCCATCCTTGAAGCCGTCGACGATCTTTTGTCCGAATTGGCGGAGCAGGCCGGAATCGTCGCTGAACAGATAGACGAAGCCGTTCTGGTTTACAACACCGTCATGCATCATATCGCCCTCGGCATCGACCCGTCTTACGTTGGCCGGCTGCCGTTCGTGCCAGCGGAAAACGCGCCTCTCGACGTAAAAGCCCGGGATTTCGGGATCAAAATCAATCCGGCCGGCAATGTTCATTCGCTGCCGATAGAGGCCGGTTTCGTCGGTCCGGACAACGTGGCTGTGCTGATTGCCGAGGAGCCCTACAGGAGCGGCGAAACGCAATTGATAATAGATATCGGCACCAACGGGGAATTGGATCTGGGGAACAGAGACCGTTTGCTCTGCACTTCATGCGCAACCGGTCCCGCTTTCGAGGGAGCGCAGATCAGGTTCGGTATGCGCGCCGCGAATGGCGCTATCGAGCACGTCCGGATAGATCCGGCGACTCTTGAACCGGAATATAAGGTCATAGGCAGCGACGAATGGTTTCCGCGAAGCGGAGAGACAGGCGCCAGGGGTATCTGCGGGTCGGGCATCATCGACGCGATAGCCGAGATGTTCAAAACGGGAATCATTCTTCCGTCCGGACGATTGAACATGGAGGCGAGGACCGCACGGGTGAGAAAAGGGGACGATGGAAAATCCGAATATGTGCTGGCCCGGGCGGAGGAAACATCGACAGGCAAAGATATCTCCGTCACTCAGGCGGACGTGCGAGCCGTGCAGCTCGCGAAGGCAGCCATATACACAGGAGCGGCGTACCTGATGGAAAAATTCGGGGGTGGTCGCATATCCAGCGTTAAACTGGCGGGGGCTTTCGGAAGTTACATAAATCAGGAGAGCGCCCGCCTGATAGGGATGTTTCCCGACTGCCCGCCGGAAAACGTCACAGCTGTGGGAAACGCGGCCGGAGACGGGGCGAAGCTGGCCCTTCTGGACAGGGACAAACGGGATGAAGCGGCGCGGACGGCCCGACGCGTCGAATTTGTCGAAACAGCGGCGGAACCGGATTTCCAGCGCCGCTTTATGGACGCGATGACGTTCCCTCACGCGAAAGACAGGTTTCCCCATCTGGAAAACATACTTCAAAATATTCCGTCTTTCGGAGCGGAGCGCAAACGAGAGGCGAAACGATGA